The Sporocytophaga myxococcoides genome contains a region encoding:
- a CDS encoding class I SAM-dependent methyltransferase, with protein sequence MATKQDLDFTYTTLDKIFRLSIGETGDFSGARYNGDFSLTLEEAQKAKHEYIADQLRIKKGSRVLDLGCGWGPFINYATYNRGAKCIGLTLSDGQAQACKSKGFEVHIKDCRKVKPTDFNTFDAVVSLGAFEHFCSVEEYKAGKQEEVYQSFFKSVADLLPKGGRFYLQTMVFGKNMIPYEKFDINADKNSDAYILALMEKQFPGSWLPYGSQMILKNADPYFSLVDMSSGRLDYIETIKQWRKKFRQFNLEKYINYLSLIPSYLTDKEFRHKVAVFKISPNMVCFERELMDHYRIVFEKK encoded by the coding sequence ATGGCAACCAAACAGGATCTGGATTTTACTTATACTACACTTGATAAAATTTTTCGTCTCAGCATTGGGGAAACCGGAGATTTCAGCGGAGCAAGGTACAATGGAGACTTCTCTCTTACTCTCGAAGAGGCACAAAAAGCCAAACATGAATATATAGCAGATCAGTTAAGAATCAAAAAAGGATCAAGGGTATTAGACCTAGGCTGTGGTTGGGGACCATTTATCAACTACGCAACATATAACAGAGGTGCAAAATGTATCGGACTTACCTTATCTGACGGACAGGCACAAGCTTGCAAAAGCAAAGGATTTGAGGTACACATTAAGGATTGTAGAAAAGTAAAACCAACAGACTTCAACACTTTTGATGCAGTGGTTTCTTTGGGTGCATTTGAGCATTTCTGTTCTGTAGAAGAATATAAAGCAGGCAAACAAGAAGAAGTCTACCAGAGCTTCTTTAAATCTGTCGCAGACTTACTACCTAAAGGCGGAAGGTTTTATCTTCAAACAATGGTGTTCGGTAAAAATATGATACCTTATGAAAAATTTGATATCAACGCAGATAAAAATTCAGATGCTTATATTCTGGCTTTAATGGAAAAACAATTTCCTGGATCCTGGCTGCCATATGGATCTCAAATGATTTTAAAAAATGCAGATCCTTATTTTAGTCTGGTAGATATGAGTAGCGGAAGATTAGACTATATAGAAACCATCAAACAATGGAGAAAAAAATTCAGACAATTTAACCTGGAAAAATACATTAACTACCTTAGCCTTATTCCAAGTTACCTTACTGATAAAGAATTCAGACACAAAGTAGCTGTGTTCAAAATAAGTCCGAATATGGTATGCTTTGAAAGAGAGCTGATGGATCATTACAGAATCGTATTTGAAAAAAAATAA
- a CDS encoding choice-of-anchor Q domain-containing protein translates to MKKRRLIFTLALLCFLRIVESHATKLTVININDDGAGSLRHIVNNSAPGDTIIFSPIINNSKIILSGGSLTISQNLVILGPGQDKLSVSGSNGWAIFNIAPAVNVSISGITITDGNVPYEGDDLHSGAIYSEGNLTMELVTMKGNSAGAIYNTGSLTLNKVIISGNFVYTGQYKGDAGALFNEGTAVITDCEISNNSGFGIFLDAGTGGISNLGTMSIYNSSINNNLSSGQYSSGAGGIKNSGYLNIYNSTISGNSTSSKGGSPGGIYNLNVLSLENSTIAFNISYSFGGHQNSGLYSYGTLTIKNTIIAQNGPLNLYEIEGDPVIYGELLSIDGSVYGTVNDLGYNFIGVNDGINLTALTNKLGYVTKPINPLLGPLQNNGGITTTHSLLEGSRCINSGKFTNDATFDQRGYLRTRPDIGAFEFISQPAITIVNPTTGTNFEAPADIKVDAELSDQKAYLLIKSVPGYRKLKLGYDSVNIYHATKNVIAGGNNKLEITLRDFDGNADWTKIQVRPNGSIANPVALAPYISQAGGATNQFVTITIPLSAFDSSIDFTKLNVFELPYSANAGSFKIGIQKIIFTGGSAPFLWFGDSKIENAFDGGAVGGQLYASLIPATSQDYVSRVEFYEGSVKLGEDTTAPYSVTLENVNPGNYQITAVAKTIYGESITSSSVEVIVNYPARESAQETSLSSTDALIYPNPVADKVTIRPEIENAKIIISDINGTVQFEKDYNNLSGGQADLSFLTPGIYFIKIEDHDNQYKKIVKLVKL, encoded by the coding sequence ATGAAAAAAAGAAGACTAATTTTTACATTAGCATTGCTATGCTTTCTTAGGATTGTAGAATCTCATGCAACAAAACTAACTGTTATTAATATCAACGACGATGGTGCAGGTTCTTTGCGCCACATCGTCAATAATTCAGCACCAGGTGATACCATTATTTTTTCACCAATTATTAACAACTCCAAAATTATTCTATCAGGAGGCTCACTGACGATTTCTCAAAATCTTGTGATACTAGGCCCCGGACAAGATAAACTATCTGTTAGTGGCAGCAATGGATGGGCGATTTTTAATATAGCACCTGCTGTAAACGTTTCTATTTCGGGTATTACAATAACAGATGGAAATGTTCCTTATGAAGGTGATGATCTGCATTCCGGAGCCATCTATTCAGAGGGAAATCTTACGATGGAGCTTGTTACGATGAAAGGAAATTCAGCCGGTGCTATTTACAACACCGGTTCACTTACACTCAATAAAGTTATTATATCGGGCAACTTTGTATATACTGGCCAATACAAAGGTGACGCCGGTGCGCTATTCAATGAAGGTACCGCAGTGATTACAGACTGCGAAATCAGCAACAACAGCGGATTTGGTATATTTCTAGATGCAGGCACTGGCGGTATATCTAACCTGGGAACAATGAGCATATACAATAGCTCTATAAATAACAACCTTTCCAGCGGACAATATAGCTCAGGTGCAGGAGGAATTAAAAATTCCGGATATTTGAATATTTACAACTCCACGATCAGCGGCAATTCAACTTCTTCAAAAGGAGGTTCTCCTGGTGGAATTTACAACTTAAATGTGCTCAGCTTAGAAAACTCCACTATTGCTTTTAATATAAGCTATTCTTTTGGCGGACATCAAAATAGCGGTCTGTATAGTTATGGAACGCTAACTATAAAAAACACAATCATCGCTCAGAACGGTCCTTTAAACTTATATGAGATTGAAGGAGATCCTGTAATATATGGAGAACTTCTTTCAATAGACGGATCAGTATATGGCACTGTAAATGATTTAGGGTACAACTTCATCGGCGTAAATGACGGGATCAACCTGACTGCATTAACAAACAAACTAGGTTATGTAACCAAACCCATTAATCCACTTTTAGGGCCCCTGCAAAATAATGGGGGCATTACCACTACTCATTCTTTGCTGGAAGGAAGCAGATGCATTAATAGCGGTAAATTTACCAATGATGCTACTTTTGATCAAAGGGGATATCTAAGAACAAGGCCTGACATTGGAGCATTTGAATTTATTTCCCAACCAGCTATTACTATTGTAAACCCTACAACAGGTACAAACTTTGAAGCTCCTGCTGACATTAAAGTAGATGCTGAACTTTCAGATCAGAAAGCTTATTTATTGATCAAAAGTGTTCCAGGCTATAGAAAGCTTAAATTGGGTTATGATTCTGTAAATATTTACCATGCCACTAAAAACGTAATTGCAGGTGGTAACAATAAACTTGAAATAACCCTCAGAGATTTTGACGGGAACGCAGACTGGACAAAAATTCAGGTAAGACCAAACGGAAGCATTGCCAATCCTGTAGCTCTTGCTCCATATATCAGTCAGGCAGGAGGCGCAACGAATCAATTTGTAACTATTACAATTCCATTATCAGCATTTGACTCCAGTATCGACTTTACAAAGCTAAACGTATTCGAGCTCCCATACAGTGCTAATGCGGGATCATTTAAAATAGGTATACAGAAGATCATCTTTACAGGAGGTTCTGCACCATTCTTATGGTTTGGAGATTCCAAAATTGAAAATGCATTTGACGGCGGAGCTGTAGGCGGCCAACTCTATGCTTCTCTTATACCTGCAACTTCTCAGGATTACGTGAGCAGAGTAGAATTTTATGAAGGATCTGTAAAATTAGGTGAAGATACTACCGCTCCATACTCTGTGACTCTTGAAAATGTAAATCCAGGAAACTACCAGATCACAGCTGTTGCTAAAACCATTTACGGAGAATCAATAACCTCTTCTTCTGTAGAAGTGATTGTGAACTACCCTGCACGTGAGTCAGCTCAAGAAACATCATTAAGTTCAACAGATGCACTTATATATCCAAACCCTGTTGCTGATAAAGTAACAATAAGACCGGAGATTGAAAATGCAAAAATTATTATTTCTGATATCAATGGTACTGTTCAATTTGAAAAGGATTATAATAATCTTTCTGGAGGTCAGGCAGATCTTTCATTCCTTACTCCTGGTATTTATTTTATAAAAATAGAAGACCACGATAATCAATACAAAAAGATTGTAAAACTGGTAAAATTATAA
- a CDS encoding bifunctional methionine sulfoxide reductase B/A protein: MILKWLDVLKFINQGNPEPDQRVNKSEQEWKQILTEEQFYITRKKGTERAHSSEMCNLFEPGKYACVCCHTVLFDSEEKFQSSTGWPSFTQPIKVNAIAYHKDVSFGMYRVEVTCNTCDAHLGHVFQDGPPPSGLRYCINAVSLEKIKSEERKAVFGGGCFWCTEALFHQLKGVVKVESGYSGGTTVNPTYREVSSGKTGHAEVIEVTYIPSEISYEDLLSIHLSTHNPTIFNKQGADRGTQYRSIIFYKNEEENSTAIKVIEEIQNLLDEKIVTEIAAYKQFYKAEEYHQNYYNKNPEGGYCQNVIDPKLKNFRELYKNKLKQNI, encoded by the coding sequence ATGATACTAAAGTGGCTCGACGTACTAAAATTTATTAATCAAGGTAATCCGGAACCAGACCAACGGGTAAATAAGTCGGAACAAGAATGGAAGCAGATACTTACCGAAGAACAATTTTATATTACCAGAAAAAAAGGGACAGAACGGGCTCATAGTTCTGAAATGTGCAATCTGTTTGAACCTGGGAAATATGCATGTGTATGTTGTCATACCGTGTTGTTTGATAGTGAAGAAAAGTTTCAGAGTAGTACAGGATGGCCTTCATTTACTCAACCCATAAAGGTAAATGCAATTGCATACCACAAAGATGTTTCTTTTGGGATGTACAGAGTAGAGGTAACATGCAATACCTGCGATGCTCACCTCGGACATGTATTCCAGGATGGCCCACCTCCTTCCGGATTGCGTTACTGTATCAATGCTGTATCATTGGAGAAAATCAAATCAGAGGAACGAAAAGCTGTATTTGGTGGTGGGTGTTTCTGGTGCACGGAGGCTTTATTCCATCAGCTTAAAGGTGTAGTAAAAGTTGAAAGCGGATACAGCGGCGGAACTACTGTTAATCCTACCTACAGAGAAGTATCAAGCGGAAAAACTGGACATGCTGAAGTAATTGAAGTTACTTATATTCCTTCAGAAATCAGCTATGAAGACTTATTAAGCATCCACTTATCAACGCACAATCCCACAATCTTTAACAAACAAGGAGCTGACCGGGGTACACAATACAGAAGCATCATATTTTATAAAAACGAAGAAGAAAACTCTACAGCAATTAAAGTGATTGAAGAAATTCAAAATTTACTTGATGAAAAAATTGTCACTGAAATTGCAGCTTATAAGCAATTTTATAAAGCAGAAGAATACCATCAGAATTATTATAACAAAAACCCTGAAGGAGGCTATTGTCAGAATGTTATTGATCCAAAGCTTAAAAATTTCAGAGAATTGTATAAAAATAAGCTGAAACAGAACATCTGA
- a CDS encoding nuclear transport factor 2 family protein, which translates to MESTIDQSKIIKEIEEQENRLLSAVMKSDVSALNELIHDNLLFNLPDGQTGTKSMDLDAYRTGKMKVTEISASDRKINIIDSTAVVAVTIELKGKFMDVTIDGKYRYLRVWKFNHDMWQIIGGSCTILK; encoded by the coding sequence ATGGAATCTACCATTGATCAATCCAAAATAATCAAGGAAATTGAGGAACAGGAAAACAGACTTTTATCAGCTGTTATGAAAAGTGATGTATCCGCTTTAAACGAACTGATTCATGATAATTTACTTTTCAACCTGCCTGATGGACAAACCGGTACTAAGTCTATGGATTTGGATGCATACAGAACAGGAAAAATGAAAGTGACTGAAATCTCCGCCAGCGATCGAAAAATTAATATTATCGATTCTACCGCAGTAGTTGCAGTCACCATTGAACTAAAGGGTAAATTTATGGATGTAACCATAGACGGAAAATACAGATACCTTCGAGTATGGAAATTTAATCATGACATGTGGCAAATTATTGGAGGAAGTTGTACTATTCTCAAGTAA
- a CDS encoding sterol desaturase family protein, translated as MIRTKTSQNAGSPKLFENRNLEKLTHTHIAVPIGIFIIFSSFLLCFSFAYTNLRTFPILLLFFTGMIAFTLAEYLMHRFLYHINSTYNKKIKRLQYLIHGVHHDHPKDKSRLAMPPILSLFVALLLLLITYMLINDLAFAFLPGFVMGYTTYLYIHYSIHAYPPPRNKLRILWKHHAIHHYKDSGKAFGVSSPFWDYVFKTMPEEK; from the coding sequence ATGATCAGAACCAAAACTTCACAAAATGCTGGATCCCCCAAACTTTTTGAGAATCGTAATCTTGAGAAACTAACACATACACATATTGCTGTACCGATAGGTATATTTATTATATTTTCGTCTTTTCTCCTTTGCTTCTCATTTGCCTACACAAATCTGAGGACATTTCCCATCCTTTTATTATTTTTTACAGGAATGATTGCATTCACACTGGCAGAATATCTAATGCACAGATTTTTATATCATATCAATTCAACTTACAACAAAAAAATTAAAAGATTACAGTATCTTATTCACGGTGTTCATCATGATCACCCAAAGGATAAAAGCAGGCTGGCAATGCCTCCTATCCTTTCACTATTTGTTGCCTTACTGCTCTTATTAATCACTTATATGTTAATTAATGACCTTGCATTTGCTTTCTTACCAGGGTTTGTGATGGGCTATACAACTTATCTCTATATTCATTATTCCATACATGCCTATCCTCCACCTAGAAATAAACTAAGAATACTTTGGAAACACCATGCTATTCATCATTATAAAGATTCAGGAAAAGCATTTGGTGTATCGTCACCTTTCTGGGATTATGTATTCAAAACAATGCCTGAGGAAAAATAA
- a CDS encoding efflux transporter outer membrane subunit, translating into MKNLLVVINITLCILISGCKSTDPGSGFSKRIPSSYLGEKDSLNAAKINWREYFNNPILTDLIDTALNQNFDVLKSFQRIEASRAGVRASIGALLPTVSGFGSVAQRRYGLYTMDGAGNISTYINPDEIVPINLRDYYTGLQTSWEIDIWGKLRNRKKSAVARFFGSIEAKNLIVTNIIADVANHYYQLQALDNKLEILRENIKLQENALLIVQTQKEAGITNELAVKQLEGQVLNSKNLEKETLQEILETENRINFLLGRFPQSVRRDKDQYKDSLNFIVNVGAPADLLGNRPDIRQSEFQLKAAKADVKAAQAAFYPSLNLTGAYGYQAYKTGVLFRSPESIAYTIFGGLTAPLLNRSQIKAEFQNANAAQTEALYNYQQSVINGHIEVYNELAKLKRLQEIHDLRTRESQALSESVDISTELFKSGRANYLEVIISQQKSLDAQLLLVEARKRQNITKTNIYKALGGGWR; encoded by the coding sequence ATGAAGAATTTATTAGTAGTTATAAATATAACTTTGTGTATCCTTATTTCAGGGTGCAAAAGCACCGATCCAGGTTCCGGATTTAGTAAGAGAATACCTTCCTCCTATCTCGGAGAGAAAGACTCCCTGAACGCTGCAAAGATCAATTGGAGAGAATACTTTAATAACCCTATTCTCACAGATCTGATTGATACCGCATTAAACCAAAACTTTGACGTACTTAAATCTTTTCAGCGGATTGAGGCCTCCAGAGCAGGTGTCAGGGCCTCTATAGGAGCCTTGCTCCCGACTGTCAGTGGGTTCGGTTCTGTGGCACAAAGAAGATACGGACTTTATACTATGGATGGGGCCGGTAATATTTCAACATATATAAACCCGGATGAAATTGTACCAATAAATTTACGAGATTATTATACCGGCCTTCAAACCAGCTGGGAGATTGATATCTGGGGAAAGCTCCGTAACAGAAAAAAATCTGCTGTTGCCAGATTTTTTGGTTCCATTGAAGCCAAAAATCTTATTGTGACAAATATTATTGCTGATGTAGCCAATCATTACTATCAATTACAAGCGCTCGACAATAAACTTGAAATTCTGAGAGAAAATATAAAGCTTCAGGAAAATGCACTATTGATCGTGCAAACACAAAAGGAGGCCGGTATTACCAACGAACTTGCAGTAAAACAACTTGAAGGGCAAGTTTTAAATTCAAAGAACCTGGAGAAAGAAACGCTTCAGGAAATACTTGAAACCGAAAACAGAATAAACTTTTTGCTTGGAAGATTTCCTCAGTCCGTTAGACGAGATAAAGATCAATATAAAGATTCCCTTAATTTTATCGTCAATGTTGGCGCACCTGCTGATTTGCTTGGAAACCGCCCTGACATAAGACAATCAGAGTTTCAATTAAAAGCAGCTAAAGCAGATGTTAAAGCAGCACAGGCTGCCTTTTACCCTTCACTGAACCTTACAGGTGCCTATGGATATCAGGCATATAAAACCGGGGTTCTGTTTAGAAGTCCTGAATCTATAGCTTATACGATTTTCGGAGGCCTTACAGCTCCACTGTTAAACAGAAGCCAGATCAAAGCAGAATTTCAGAATGCTAACGCAGCACAAACAGAAGCATTATACAATTACCAGCAAAGTGTCATTAATGGACATATTGAAGTATATAATGAACTGGCAAAACTAAAAAGGCTTCAAGAGATTCACGACCTGAGAACCAGGGAATCCCAGGCACTGAGTGAATCTGTAGATATTTCCACTGAATTGTTTAAATCTGGACGCGCTAACTATCTGGAAGTAATCATTTCCCAGCAGAAGTCATTGGATGCTCAACTCCTGCTCGTGGAAGCAAGAAAAAGGCAAAATATTACAAAGACTAATATCTACAAGGCTCTTGGAGGTGGATGGCGATAA
- a CDS encoding NAD-dependent epimerase/dehydratase family protein, whose amino-acid sequence MTKVLLIGGTGKLGRAIIIELVKNKWDIALLIRHPNQRAIESEHGLTFFEGDILKPNSIEVAVSWSDIVINVSGYVSYKKDLNKLRAINVEGTENIVKACEKFNKKLLHTSSVVIYGSTINPDVLNEESVPVVSYKSAYAYSKIEGEKIVLDARIPRIILRPCSLISNEKSTVKNLYKFYRKGFVAGLKGGAGFALMEDVAKAYIFAIERLILQTSLKPQIYNLGGNNLKISEVFECFKKLDKRSTIYLPAGIMLFLSLFNDKILYPLFGKSLITHENFLTGNHFIYVDSSKARKELNYEITSIETSIRRIIQCSEEEEHYFNKEE is encoded by the coding sequence ATGACAAAAGTATTATTGATCGGAGGAACAGGAAAACTAGGAAGGGCGATCATTATAGAATTAGTTAAGAATAAATGGGATATTGCTCTTTTAATAAGACATCCAAATCAAAGGGCAATTGAAAGTGAACATGGACTTACATTTTTTGAAGGAGATATTCTAAAACCTAATTCAATAGAGGTGGCGGTCTCCTGGTCTGATATTGTAATTAATGTAAGTGGATATGTTAGTTATAAAAAAGATCTAAATAAGCTCAGAGCAATTAATGTAGAAGGCACTGAAAATATCGTGAAAGCCTGTGAAAAGTTTAATAAGAAACTCCTTCATACCAGTTCTGTGGTTATATATGGAAGCACAATAAATCCTGATGTTTTGAATGAAGAATCTGTTCCGGTAGTGTCCTATAAATCTGCTTATGCATATTCCAAGATAGAGGGAGAAAAGATAGTTTTAGATGCCCGAATTCCAAGAATTATACTTCGCCCTTGCAGTCTTATTTCTAATGAAAAGTCTACAGTTAAAAACCTTTATAAATTTTATAGAAAGGGCTTTGTTGCCGGACTAAAAGGTGGAGCTGGTTTTGCTTTGATGGAAGATGTTGCTAAAGCTTATATTTTTGCTATTGAAAGACTTATTCTACAAACATCTCTGAAACCGCAGATTTATAATCTTGGAGGAAACAATCTTAAAATTAGTGAAGTTTTTGAGTGCTTTAAAAAGCTGGATAAGAGAAGTACAATTTACCTGCCTGCTGGTATTATGTTATTTTTAAGTTTGTTTAATGATAAAATTCTTTACCCGCTTTTTGGCAAATCTCTGATAACACATGAGAATTTTCTTACAGGGAATCATTTTATATATGTTGATTCATCAAAAGCCAGGAAGGAACTCAATTATGAAATAACTTCCATTGAAACCTCTATCAGGAGAATAATTCAATGCTCTGAAGAAGAAGAGCATTATTTTAACAAAGAAGAGTAG
- a CDS encoding VOC family protein, producing MQKITPFLWFDGQAEEAVNFYTSMFKDSKVVNMSRMPDGKVISATFLLNGQEFMALNGGPMFKFTEAISLFVKCETQSEIDSMWEKLSEGGSKGRCGWLKDKFGLSWQIIPPILGELMGDKDPAKSQRVMQAMLKMDKIIIQDLKDAYEGLVKA from the coding sequence ATGCAAAAGATTACTCCATTTCTCTGGTTTGACGGACAAGCAGAAGAAGCTGTCAACTTTTATACTTCTATGTTTAAAGACTCAAAAGTAGTTAATATGAGCCGCATGCCTGATGGCAAGGTTATTTCAGCAACATTTCTCTTAAACGGACAAGAATTTATGGCACTCAATGGAGGTCCAATGTTCAAATTTACAGAAGCAATTTCCTTGTTTGTTAAATGCGAAACACAATCTGAAATAGACAGCATGTGGGAGAAATTATCTGAAGGAGGTTCCAAGGGAAGATGTGGGTGGTTAAAAGATAAATTCGGATTATCATGGCAAATTATTCCTCCAATTCTTGGAGAACTTATGGGAGATAAGGACCCAGCCAAATCTCAAAGAGTTATGCAGGCCATGTTAAAAATGGACAAAATCATAATCCAGGATTTAAAAGATGCGTATGAGGGATTGGTAAAAGCTTAA